CTCGCCACCAATGCGACGGCCCTGCTTTATACCAGTGACCACCTGCCGGCCCGCTTGATACGCAACGCAGCGTTGCGATTCGGCAATAACCTGCGCCCTGTGCGGGGGGCCATCGTGTCCCATCTCATGGAGGAAGGCCAGGCGACGGCGGGCGCCTGATCGCGCCTGCCTGTCGCATCCGGCCGGCATCATCCCTATTTATCGGTTTGACCGAAGGCGGGGCTTCTTTCCGCCGTATTCCGGCATGGCAGGCGCGTGGCGCCGCGCCCTGCTGCCCGACTGAACCGCCCGAATCACCCCCGGGGCCATCCGCCGGCCCCGCGTGGCCCGATCTCTGGCCTGAGCATGGACAAGCCTGCGCGTGAACAATCCGACCCTTCCCCACGCCCCGCGTGACAATGACCGCCCCCCCGTGCCTGAGGTGATCGTGCCGCAGGGGGTGCAGCCATTCCATCTCCAGAACAAGCCAGTGCGGGGCCGCCTGATCCGTCTCGGCCTGCTGGCCGATGCCTTGCTCTCCCGCCACGATAACCCCGATGTGGTGAAGAAGCTGACCGGACAGGCGCTGGCGCTGACGGCCGCGCTGGCCACGGCCCTCAAGTTCCAGGGCAGCTTCAGCCTGCAGGTCAAGGGCGACGGCGCCGTGCCGATGCTGCTGGCCGATTGCACGGATGACGGCATGCTGCGCGGTTATGCCCGCGCCGATATGGAGCGCCTGGCCCTGCTGAACGGCGCCGATGCCGAGGCCGGCGCCCTGCTGGGCAGCGGCTACCTGGCCTTCACGGTGGATCAGGGTCCCGGCATGGACCGCTACCAGGGCATCGTGGCCCTGCAGGGCGAGACGCTCGCGGAGATGACCGGCCATTACTTCGCCAGTTCCGAGCAGCTGGCCAGCCGCGTATGGCTGGCCGCCGGCAAGGGGCCGCAGGGCTGGCGTGGCACCGCGCTGGTGCTGGAGCGGGTGGCCGGCCAGGGCGGCATCGGCCCGGATATGGACAGCCTCAGCCAGGACGATGCCTGGGAGACCGCAGTCACCCTGGCCGCCACGGTGAAGGACGAGGAGTTGCTGGACGACGCCCTGGCGCCGGAACAGCTGCTCTATCGCCTCTTCCATGCCGAGGGGCTGGTGCTCGACCGGCCGCGCCCGCTTTCCTATGGCTGCCGTTGCTCTCGCGCGCGGCTGGCCTCGGTACTGGAGGGCTTTGGCAACGAGGATCTGGACGAAATGGCCCAATCGGGCGAAATCTCCATGACCTGCGAGTTCTGCAACACCACCTTCCGCTTCGCGCGGGATGAGGTGCGGGGGGCCTCGCGTCCGAGCTGAACGCTTCCACGGGGGGAGACGACGGAATGATGCCGAGGAACGCGCGCCAGGGCGCTTATGTGCCTGGGCGGCGAAGCGTGATTCTGCTGTTGCCGCTGCTGGCCGCCGCCTGCGCCAGCGGCGACACCACGCCGACGCTGCAACCGCCCCCCGGCTACGCCTATCTGACGCCGCTGCGGCTGAACGTGCTGGATATCGAGGTGGTGGAGCCTGGCCCCGGCCCTGCCTTCCGCACCGACCCGCCCGCGCCCCTCTCCCCTTCCGCGCTGGCAGCACAGATGGGGCGGGACCGGCTGGTGGCGGTCGGCACCACCGGCCGCGCGCGTTTCCTCATCGATAGCGCGACACTGATCCGGGAAGTCGCGAGCGCCGGCGGCATCTTCGCGCAGCAGACGGAGCGGCTGACCTGCGTCATCCGTGTGCGGGTGGAGATCCTGGGCGGGGATGGACGCCGGGTCGGCTTCACCGAGGCGGAGGTGCGCCGCAGCGCCACTGTGATCGACGAGGGTCCGGCGAGCCGCGCCCGCGCCGCCGACCAGATCGTCCGGCAGGCGATGGACGACCTGAACGTCGAATTCGAGTTCCAGCTGCGCCGCAACCTGCGGGACTGGCTGATGAACGGCGATCCGGGCGTGCTGCCCCCTGCCGGGATCCAGCAGGAGAGCCTGGACGGCGGTGCCCCGGCGGCCCCGGCCCCGGCGGTGCCGGCCAGCGTGGCCGATCCAGCGCCTTCGCTGCCACCGCCCACGCCGCGCTTCGCGCCGAACCTCACCCCGAACCTGGCCCCGCCCCGCCCATGAGCCGCGTCACCTTCAGCAACCCGGCGGGCGTGCCGGCACCCGCCGGCTTCTACTCCCAGGCGGCGCTGGTCGAGGGGCCGGGACGGCGCCTCGTCATCGCCGGGCAGATCGGCGTGGCGGCGGATGGCACGGTGGCCGAGGGCGGGCCGGCGCAGATCCGGCAGGCCCTGGCCAATCTCGGCGCCGTGCTGGCCGCCCATGGCATGGGCCCGAAGAATGTGGTGCGGGTGCTGGTGCTGCTGACCGACCGCGGCCTGCTGGGCGAATGGCGGCAGGCACGCAACGCGTTCTTCGGCGACCACGCGCCCACCAGCACCCTGATGGTGCCGGCCGGGCTGGCCGATGAGCGCTTCCTGGTGGAGGTGGAGGCCGAGGCGGTCGATTGACCGCCCGGCCCGGGCCTCAGCCCTCGAAGCCGCCGGCGCGGGGGGCGCCGATGATGGCCATGAATTCCCGCCGCGTGGAGGGGTTCCGCCGGAAGGCTCCCAACATGCGGCTGGTGACCATCGTGACCCCGGGCTTGTGCACGCCGCGCGTGCTCATGCACTGGTGGGAAGCCTCGATCACCACCGCGACGCCGAGCGGCTGAAGCACGTCGTTGATGGTGTTCGCGATCTGCGCCGTCAGCTTCTCCTGGATCTGCAGGCGCTTGGCATAGATATCCATCACGCGCGCCAGCTTGGAGATGCCGACCACGCGGCCCTTCGGAAGATAGGCGATATGGGCGCGGCCGATGATGGGCACCATGTGGTGCTCGCAATGGCTCTCCAGCCGGATATCGCGCAGCACCACCATCTCGTCATAGCCATCCGTCTCCTCAAAGGAGCGGGCCAGCAACTCGACGGGGTCCTCGCCGTAGCCGGAGAAGAACTCCTCATAGGACCGCACCACCCGGGCGGGGGTATCGACCAGCCCCTCGCGCTCCGGATTGTCTCCGGCCCAGCGCAGCAGGGTGCGGACAGCCGCCTCGGCCTCCTCCCGCGTCGGGCGGGCCTGGGTGGCGTTGTCGGCTTCGGCCGCGGGGCGCGGGGCTTGGATGTTCACTGCAGATGATGTCCGTGCAACGCCCGGGAAGAAAATCCGGGCCGTGGTTCCAGATGGGCAGGATCGGGCGCGGTGCAAGCCGCCATGCGGTCAGTGCAGGGCGCCGCCCTGGTGGGGGCAATCCAGGCTGAAAGCGGGAATGGCAACGTCGAAGGCCTCGCCGCTGTCATGCTCCACCATGTGGTAGGTGCCGCGCATGAAGCCCGAGGGCGTCGCCAGCGGTGTGCCGGAGGTATATTCGAAGCTCTCGCCCGGCTCCAGGACCGGCTGCTCCCCCACCACCCCCGGCCCGTGCACCTGCTGCATCCGTCCCATGGCGTCGGTGATCTGCCAGCTGCGCTTCAGCAACTGGACCGTCACCTGGCCCTGGTTCTCGATGCTGACGCGGTATGCCCAGACGAAGTGCGATTCCTCCGGCCGCGACTGGTCCTCCAGGTAGAAGGCCCGGACGGAGACTCGCACATTCCGCGTCACGGCGGTGAACAGCGGCGATTCAATCATGCCAGGCCCCTTTTCCGGCCCCGCGCGGCCGTGGCGGGAGTGAACGGATAAACTCCGTGGCGCCGGTGATCCAGCCCTGCTTCGTCATGGCCGCGCTGCGTCATCCCGGCACAGGGCGCCAGACCCCGGCCTCGTCCTGCGCCGCCTGGCCCTCGGCACGCAGCTTCAGCAGGTGGGCGCGCAGGCTCTGGCCGGCGGCGCGCACCAGGCGCGGGTCCAGCGGGCCATAGACCGGGGGCACCAGCGCCTCGGCCGTCGCGGGGCCGTGCCGGCGCAGCGCCGCCATCACCAGCGCCTCCCGCTCTCCCCGATGCGCCAGCAAGGCCCGCAGCAGCGGGCCGGGCTCGGCCAGCGGCGCGCCATGGCCGGCCAGCATCAGCGACCAGTCCATCGCCGCGATGCGCGCCAGCGCCGCCATATAGGCGGCCATATCGCCATCCGGCGGCATCACCACGCTGGTCGAGCAGCTCATGGCATGGTCGCCGCTGAACAGGATGCCGGTATCCTCCAGCGCCAGGCAAAGGTGGTTGGCGCAGTGGCCTGGAGTATGCAGCGCCCGCAGCCGCCAGCCCTCCCCCTCCAGCACCGCGTCGTCGCCCAGGCGATGGTCGGGCTGGAAGTCGTGGTCAGCGCCCTCCCCGCCTTCCGCGGGCGGAGTGAGGTGGGCGCCGAAGGCGAAGGTGGAGGCCCCGGTGGCCGCGCGCAGGCCCGGCACGCCGCCGGTATGGTCACGATGGGTATGCGTCACCAGGATGCGCGTGATCCGCTCCCCGGGCAGGGCCGCCTGCAGCGCGGCGTGGTGGGCCGCATCCTCCGGCCCCGGATCGATCAGCGCCACCTCTCCCTCGCCCAGCAGGTAGCTGTTGGTGCCTAGGAAGGTGAAGGCGCCGGGATTGTCGCAGCGGATGCGGCGGATACGCGGCCCGCCGGCCACGCCGAGCTCCTCAACCACGCCGGCAGGCAGGGAGTCTTGCTTCAGGAAGGGAATGCTCATGCGCCGCCGATCCGCAGGGATACCGGCGCCAGAGGGCACCATCCGGCCGCGCCTGTCCAGATCCGGGACGCGGGAACACAACCGGCACCGGCCCATCAATCTTGAACTTAACAACTATAAGTTGTGAAGATGCAACACCCCTATGCATTCAGTTTTCAGGGTCGATTTTCCCGTTTAAGTTGCAGATTGACTCATCAATATGGGCGCATGCAGAAGATCCGCCTCGCGTGCCTCGCCGCCACGCCGACCATCGCCGCCCTCCTGGCTCTGCCCCGACCGGCCGCTGCCGCCAGTCCATTCGAGCTGAACCTGAACGTGGATGGGCAGACCTATACGCGAAACTACAATGACCTATCGGACTTGCTGAGCCTGCTGAACCGTGGCGCCCTCCAGCGGATCGCGCCCAACTATACCAGCGGGTCTCAGGTGAATGCCGAGGTGAACGTCCGGGGCGTGCCCATGACGGTCAGCACCGTGGACGGCGATCCGACCGCGCTGCGCCTCACCTCCCCCGACGCCGATTACGAGCGTGTCTTCGACGCCGGCAGCCTGAGCGCCACCCAGCGGCAGTTGCAGGAATTTGCCAAGGGCAACGAGAACGGCGAAGAACTGAAGCAGCTGGTGAAGGCCGTCGTCGCCAACAGCACGGCGGACCCGGTGGCGGGCAACCCCTCCTCCTTGCTGGGCCAGTCGGTGATCGCCGATTACACCATCGGCACCCTGCTGCCCGGCGATGACGGAGGCATGGCGCCGCGTGCCGCCGGCTGGCACTTCAGCATCGGCGCGGCGATGCAGCAGCAGAGCGCCAGCAGCTTCGACATCGACACCTACAGCCTGCCGATCGGCGCGTCCTATACCTTCGGGGTGGATGGGCCGGAGGTCTTCCTGCACATCCCGCTCTTCATCACCGATACCGCGGGCGCCACCTCCTATATGGGCACCGGCGCCGTCGGCGTGCGCGTGCCGATCGTCAGAACCCCGCAGCTGCGCTGGGCGCTGACGCCCTCCATCCGCTGGGGCGCCGCGGGGTCGGATGAGGTGGGCGCGGTCGGCGCCACCTATGGCGGCTCGCTGACCAGCGACCTCCGCATCGCGCTCGGCAACATGACGCTGGGCATCGGCAACAGCATCGCCCGCTACCAGACCTCACCGCTGAAGGTCGGCGAATACAACATCAAGTATGACCTGCAGAACTGGTCCTACCGCAACGGTGTCTCGCTGACCGCGCCGGTCGGGGAACTCGGCGGCCAGCCTGTCAGCCTGGGCGTCTCCTTCATCGACACGCGCATGACGGGCGATGCCCTGGCGGTGGACAGCTGGCAGGAATACGGCATCTCCGCCAGCTTCGGCAGCACCATGCCGCTGCGGTTCAGCGCCAGCTACCTGGATGGCGAGCGTGGCTACCATGGCTTCCGCCTGGGCGTGACCGCGTCCTTCTGAGGCGCTGCGAGGCGGGGCGGCTCAGTCGCCCTGCCCGGACGCGGCGGCGGCGCCCTGCGGCGCCACGGCCGCGGCGCCCCGTCCAGGCCGCCGCCGCATCTCCCGCTGGAGGATATAGAGGCCGGCGGCGACGATCATCGCCGCGCCCAGCACCATCGTCGGCCCCGGCACATCGCCCCAGAAGATCCACCCGAACAAGGCCGCCCAGAGCAGCGCGGTATAGGTATAGGGCCCGAGCGAGGACACCTGCGCGCTGGCGAAGGCCTCGGTCGAGAGAAGCTGGGCAATGCCGCCCACCAGCCCCATCACCAGCAGCAGCAGCCATTCCCCCGGCGTGGGCGTGACCCAGACGAAGGGCAGCGCCAACGCGCTCAGCACCGTCATCAGCAGGGATTGCCACAGCACGATACTGGCGCTGGTCTCGGTCGAGGAAAGCTGGCGCACCAGCAGCGTGGTGCCGGCGGCGAAGAAGCCATGCAGGGAAGCGGCGGCATAGCCCGCCAGCAGCACCCACTCCGCCACCCCCGGCGGCGGCGCATGCGGCTGGCCCATCAACCCCGGCCCCAGAGCGATCACGAGGATGCCGAGGAAGCCCAGCACCACCGCCGCCCAGCGGTGCGGCCCCGGCCGTTCCCCCAGCACGGGGATAGCCAGAAGCGTGACGAAGATGGGCGTGCTGTAGGTCAGGGCCTGCTGTTCGCCCAGCGGCAGCACCGTGGCGGAGAAGAACATGCAGCAACTGGCCATCAGGCCCGTGCAGGCACGGCCCAGATGGCCGGGAAGGCGCCGGGTCCGCAGCGTCGCGCTGCCGCGCATGGCCAGCACGACCACCACGGGCAGGGCGAAGAAGCTGCGGAAGAAGACGATCTCCATGAAGGGCAGCCGGCTGCCCAGCAGCTTCACCGCCACCGCCATCAGGGAGAAGAGCAGCGTGGAAGCCAGGATCAGCACCGCACCACGGCGGATATCATGCCGCATCGCCGTCATAACGCGGCCGCCTGCCTTGCCAGCCGGGCCCGCAGCCGTTCCCGGTACAGGTTGTAGAGCCCGGCGGCGATGACGATGGCGGCACCGGCGAAGGTGGTGTTGCTGGGCCAGTCGCCCCAGATCAGCAGGCCCAGCGGCAGGCCCCAGATCAACGGGCTATATTCGAAGGGTGCCAGCACCGAGACC
This genomic window from Roseomonas marmotae contains:
- a CDS encoding MBL fold metallo-hydrolase, giving the protein MSIPFLKQDSLPAGVVEELGVAGGPRIRRIRCDNPGAFTFLGTNSYLLGEGEVALIDPGPEDAAHHAALQAALPGERITRILVTHTHRDHTGGVPGLRAATGASTFAFGAHLTPPAEGGEGADHDFQPDHRLGDDAVLEGEGWRLRALHTPGHCANHLCLALEDTGILFSGDHAMSCSTSVVMPPDGDMAAYMAALARIAAMDWSLMLAGHGAPLAEPGPLLRALLAHRGEREALVMAALRRHGPATAEALVPPVYGPLDPRLVRAAGQSLRAHLLKLRAEGQAAQDEAGVWRPVPG
- a CDS encoding DMT family transporter, which codes for MTAMRHDIRRGAVLILASTLLFSLMAVAVKLLGSRLPFMEIVFFRSFFALPVVVVLAMRGSATLRTRRLPGHLGRACTGLMASCCMFFSATVLPLGEQQALTYSTPIFVTLLAIPVLGERPGPHRWAAVVLGFLGILVIALGPGLMGQPHAPPPGVAEWVLLAGYAAASLHGFFAAGTTLLVRQLSSTETSASIVLWQSLLMTVLSALALPFVWVTPTPGEWLLLLVMGLVGGIAQLLSTEAFASAQVSSLGPYTYTALLWAALFGWIFWGDVPGPTMVLGAAMIVAAGLYILQREMRRRPGRGAAAVAPQGAAAASGQGD
- a CDS encoding Hsp33 family molecular chaperone HslO → MNNPTLPHAPRDNDRPPVPEVIVPQGVQPFHLQNKPVRGRLIRLGLLADALLSRHDNPDVVKKLTGQALALTAALATALKFQGSFSLQVKGDGAVPMLLADCTDDGMLRGYARADMERLALLNGADAEAGALLGSGYLAFTVDQGPGMDRYQGIVALQGETLAEMTGHYFASSEQLASRVWLAAGKGPQGWRGTALVLERVAGQGGIGPDMDSLSQDDAWETAVTLAATVKDEELLDDALAPEQLLYRLFHAEGLVLDRPRPLSYGCRCSRARLASVLEGFGNEDLDEMAQSGEISMTCEFCNTTFRFARDEVRGASRPS
- the apaG gene encoding Co2+/Mg2+ efflux protein ApaG gives rise to the protein MIESPLFTAVTRNVRVSVRAFYLEDQSRPEESHFVWAYRVSIENQGQVTVQLLKRSWQITDAMGRMQQVHGPGVVGEQPVLEPGESFEYTSGTPLATPSGFMRGTYHMVEHDSGEAFDVAIPAFSLDCPHQGGALH
- the folE gene encoding GTP cyclohydrolase I FolE gives rise to the protein MNIQAPRPAAEADNATQARPTREEAEAAVRTLLRWAGDNPEREGLVDTPARVVRSYEEFFSGYGEDPVELLARSFEETDGYDEMVVLRDIRLESHCEHHMVPIIGRAHIAYLPKGRVVGISKLARVMDIYAKRLQIQEKLTAQIANTINDVLQPLGVAVVIEASHQCMSTRGVHKPGVTMVTSRMLGAFRRNPSTRREFMAIIGAPRAGGFEG
- a CDS encoding RidA family protein, coding for MSRVTFSNPAGVPAPAGFYSQAALVEGPGRRLVIAGQIGVAADGTVAEGGPAQIRQALANLGAVLAAHGMGPKNVVRVLVLLTDRGLLGEWRQARNAFFGDHAPTSTLMVPAGLADERFLVEVEAEAVD